GAGTCGATGAACTTGAGAAGGTACAATGGTTTACGTGAAGTGttgttgtgaaatattttgtatttcagccactgatctaaaaaaaaaagactggatcgagcttctattgttttgaaagtgAAGCCAAAGAAAGTTAGCGGCACAAACTTtaagtaaacaaaaagaaaaaaaaataagattaaataaaagcaaatgaaTTTATACGTGATTTAACAATATGCGAGCTGGTTTCAGAGCGTACGTGTCATTTTGCGCGTCTTTCTTTCAGCCTTGGAAAGAAAACGTTCTGCATGCCAACATCTTGAAACCTACAGTCGATCGGTAAGtgttctttgtcttttttgcaatttttgtttagtttaatCATTTTGCTCTCCATGTGGTCTATTTTGCGCttataaatttgcagaaaCCTGTACAGTATTTAGATTGTATAACTTCAAATGTGAAGAACATTCGTTTTCTCTTCCGGTACTTTACGCACTGCTAGCTTGTGGGGAGAGTGCAAGTCGTTTTGAACGCATAAAAATTCCTTTTACACCATTAACGTGTTGTGttggatatttaacaattattcctcgagcccgaatgggctatgagtcaatagcccatgaggccgaaggtcgaatgggctattgactcagaagctatgagggcgagaagaataattgttttagtaaaatccgactagttggtcaaaaaaatatcgagactaaacatctttcgcaagttaaagctagacatcaatgctttttaccgccaaaacattacaaatatggcgggcgcttttcgctactagtgggctataacatatagcctactagtagctcaaccaatcagaacgcagcattgatgatagaccactagttggattttactaattaaggATAACCCTTTCGCGCTTATATTGAAAGCCTAAATTGCCTTTACCCCCACCGTGCACCACTGAGTGTCGCAACAATACAAAATTTCTGAACTATAAGAACTCCTTTTGCATTCAGGGAAAACTTTCCCTGGGCTCACCGTGATggcgatttgaatttgttgtCTGCTCCGCCTCCATTCTTCGACGAAGTACCTGTCCTTTCAGTTCATTTGGCTGGCGACACCAAAGAGCAAGAACAGCACGAGGCAGCTTTGGAATCCAGGCGCCAGTGGAAGGAGAGAATTGTCGTAAACGATACTATTTTTCGCACGCACCGCTGTTTACCAGAAACCGAACTCAAGGACAGAGGTCCGAAAGCTTCCAACCAGCTCGCCAAGTTGGAAGGACTTATCAAAAACCCTCCAAAGAAACTGTCATTGTCACGAGAGGGCCTTGGTCTCGAAGAGATTCCACCACTTGGCGTGGTGACAAATCCGAATGTAGATACACCCGCGAGGAAATCTGGGAAATTGCAGCCAATCACAAGAAGTTTAGGGGAAGAGGCGAATTGTGGCTATCATCCAGGAGCTTTCGAAAATGAGGGATGGCTGTTGGACAAGAATAAGGTGCCCATACCGGATCAAGAACGCAACAGATTCAAGACACTAAAAGGTCACGATTTCAGGTGAAGTAAACAGTAGCAttagctgttatcgcagttgcgcccacgggcaaGGCCTCCTTTGTTTGCAcctacgtgcagacgaggctaaggggtcaagacaatggaaaatgaccctttagcctcgtttatgtgttaaaaccgctgataactgcgaGAAGAGCTTTTTAAACTTTCAGATGATATAGCTATGCTTGCAAATCAAGTAATCTAAGGGCATTTTATAGCTATGTCACCTGGTTAGGCCAAACAAGACTGATATAGATGTCCGTGATATGGCtatgcgcatgcgtaattTATTTGTCAGACCGCTGGGCTGATAATGTGTCTAAAGTGCTCTCCAGTTGTTTAGTAGCAATTcgaatttatttttaagtcttttttttttaacactagGTTGTACCACAGGGATAAAGATACATTCTGCCGTCGACCCATCGAGCCCTTGAGGGACGAAGAACGAGACAATCATCTTTTCTCAGTTCCACACATTTATAGCTGACATCAAGGGTACACTTTGTTATCGGAGGACTTTCAAACAACCTGGAGAGATTTTATTGACTTAGCCgtgttaaaaatatttactgACCTCTGAAGTCGTGAAAACCTTTattaatatattaaaaatttgcatttcaatGTGCCTTCCGTATTTTGAGCTGAATTTTGTATAACGATAAGAAATATGTTATTATAAATGCACAGAGGATAAGAGATAACTCAAACTTGTAACGTTATTCATgaacttgtttattttaatcGTTTTCTATGTACAAACAAAAGCTTATTGATTTTACCCATTGCATTTTAATTGTTACAAATATTGCCACTTATATATACAGCTCTGTCATTGAACAAAAGCCTAATTCTTTGAATTTAAATAAACGTATGTatcacttaaaaaaaacagcacTGTCTTTTAGAAAGCCTTGGAAAAAAGTCAAGTCGCCTTGCAATGCCGCTAAAAATATCTGATCGTTTTAAGTAATTAACATCTTTTTCCTAATAAGTTTTGATATAAGAATGTTTGGTAAAATTAGAAAGTGAAGAAAGTCATCTTCAGTGTGAACGCAAGATGTACGGTTTTCAGAGGGAGATCTTCAAATCAGGATAAATCGGGTTTCCCTCTGTCTTGTCCAACCAGATTGACGTGATCGTCTTCAGTTTTTGAATTCGACCATTGCTCCTTTCCCTTTCTGCTCTTCGCGTTGCCATTTTTTCCTGGCGCTATTTTTTTTGGGCCTCATACTCGAGGGACTAAGCGGCAATGGATCGGGTGTCCGTAGTCTATTCCTGTTTAGGGCTATTGTACTTTGTACTTTGTACATACAAGTATCAGTGACTCAACTGAGTGCAGAGATAGGTTTGACCAATCACTAATCCTTGCATGTCTTTCTGCAGCTTCCATCTTTTGCGCAATAATCGTTGTCACATTCATttatcaatcattttttttaactctagCAAGATTCGAAACAGTCTCCTCATTTACAATTAAAGTGAGGAACTGGTTATTTTGACCCATAAAAAAGCGTCTACAATATTTTGGTTGAGATACGAGAGATACTACAATTTCGACTCTGGATTGATTTAGAAAATAAACTAGAATTACTACCGGCAATGGACTCTCAACCTAAACACTGCAGAGGGACCTTCTACGATGAATTAAGACACGGGGAAAGAATACTTGTTTTTGCCGAAAAGCCATATAACTCAATTTATTTTTCGGTTATCATCTGTGAACGCAGTGATAGTTAGACACCACTGGCTCTTTACAGTATCCGCCTTGACTTGCTATCTGTGATGGCGAACTTTTGGTTTTTCTAAGTTTTCATCTACCTCGTATTCAGCGCTCTGATCCGCTTTCAAACAGCAACACAATCTCTTGAAGAACGACTTCTGTTCGGCGCGCGCTCGGGTCTTTTCGGCATATCCCGAATCATAGTTGAATGTTTCTCTCGTGTCTCTTCTTTGTCCTTTTTTCGATCTCGCTGTCCGTCTTCTCTTGGCTTCCCTCATTATCTCGTTCTTCTTTCGCAAAAGAGTCCCCGAATTTGTATTCAACAAGTCTGGTCCCTCGGGTCGCGGGCCATCTTGTCTGACTAAGGTATCCGTTTGCGTGGATCGTGGACTGTCGTCATCCTTCAAATCAATATCTGCAAAGGCGCTACGGTCGCCATTATCGCCCACATCCACCCCTCTTTCCATGTAAAAAGGGAAATCCGTCATGGTTTCCGCGTCACATGTAGCAGCGGATTTTTCACTTAGCTTTTCTTTAGATTTCGTCAGAGtcagaaattgaatttcattttcttgttcgCGACACGTTTCCTCGATTCTTTTTTGTCTGTTAAGCAATGCTTTTTCACGCAGCTGCGAACTTTCCAGGGAGGCTTCGTATTCTTTTTCTCGTTCCAGAGCATCGCTAAGTTCATCGAGAGCTTCTGTAAGGTCGCTTTCCAAAACAacgattttttgtttaaagtcTTCT
This portion of the Acropora palmata chromosome 13, jaAcrPala1.3, whole genome shotgun sequence genome encodes:
- the LOC141863301 gene encoding uncharacterized protein LOC141863301: MHMADRKENLEERAKMQSYRSVEQLEALSPSTASHTFKDHETLIQELKKENFDLKLRLYMEQKERERVTEDFKQKIVVLESDLTEALDELSDALEREKEYEASLESSQLREKALLNRQKRIEETCREQENEIQFLTLTKSKEKLSEKSAATCDAETMTDFPFYMERGVDVGDNGDRSAFADIDLKDDDSPRSTQTDTLVRQDGPRPEGPDLLNTNSGTLLRKKNEIMREAKRRRTARSKKGQRRDTRETFNYDSGYAEKTRARAEQKSFFKRLCCCLKADQSAEYEVDENLEKPKVRHHR